The proteins below come from a single Dermatophilaceae bacterium Soc4.6 genomic window:
- a CDS encoding PadR family transcriptional regulator: MSPVFAHGQLRLYLLDLLEQGPRHGYEVIQDLEQRFHGLYTPSAGTVYPRLAKLEQEGLVARTDEGRKATYRITDAGRAEVAARRSDLADLHGDLERSARDLAQEVRERVQGQTADLRAELKAAAQAARSSARPAGGSGGSGGSGHSGAGGWPDLERAIADLRAQARGGWGTRGLTAEQVGEVVAILTEASASIREVVSRGR; this comes from the coding sequence ATGAGCCCGGTCTTCGCGCACGGTCAGCTGCGGCTCTACCTGCTGGACCTGCTGGAGCAGGGGCCCCGACACGGCTACGAGGTCATCCAGGACCTCGAGCAGCGCTTCCACGGGCTCTACACCCCCAGTGCCGGCACGGTGTACCCCCGTCTGGCCAAGCTGGAGCAGGAGGGCCTCGTGGCCCGCACGGACGAGGGCCGCAAGGCGACCTACCGCATCACCGACGCCGGACGGGCCGAGGTGGCGGCGCGGCGCAGTGACCTCGCCGACCTGCACGGCGACCTCGAGCGCAGTGCGCGCGACCTCGCGCAGGAGGTCCGCGAGAGGGTGCAGGGCCAGACGGCCGACCTGCGGGCCGAGCTCAAGGCCGCCGCGCAGGCGGCGCGCTCCAGTGCCCGACCCGCGGGTGGCTCGGGTGGCTCGGGTGGTTCGGGTCACTCCGGTGCGGGCGGGTGGCCGGACCTCGAGCGGGCCATCGCCGACCTGCGCGCCCAGGCCAGAGGGGGGTGGGGGACGCGAGGCCTCACCGCGGAGCAGGTCGGCGAGGTCGTCGCGATCCTCACCGAGGCCTCGGCAAGCATCCGCGAGGTGGTGAGCCGGGGCCGCTGA
- a CDS encoding WhiB family transcriptional regulator, protein MDWRDRAACLDEDPELFFPIGNTGPAILQIEEAKVVCRRCDVVDTCLKWALESGQDAGVWGGLSEDERRALKRRNARARRAG, encoded by the coding sequence ATGGACTGGCGCGACCGCGCTGCCTGCCTCGACGAGGACCCCGAGCTCTTCTTCCCGATCGGGAACACCGGGCCGGCGATCCTCCAGATCGAGGAGGCCAAAGTCGTGTGCCGTCGGTGTGACGTCGTCGACACCTGCCTGAAGTGGGCCCTCGAGTCCGGCCAGGATGCCGGCGTCTGGGGCGGCCTCTCCGAGGACGAGCGCCGCGCCCTCAAGCGCCGCAACGCCCGCGCCCGCCGGGCTGGCTGA
- a CDS encoding histidine kinase N-terminal domain-containing protein, with protein sequence MSTLADLLHEHSTLEVADVEWLQLLVGDWQLLSDLSFADLVLWVRSSRVQWHAVAHIRPTTGQMVFYEDQVGTYASKARGDTLEQAFAERRIVRERDTEWRDDLPVREEAIPVVRRGRSVAVISRHTNLSMMRTPSRLELTYLATADALSRMIAGGEFPHSSAPTGLRRGAPRVGDGVVRLDVEGVVSYASPNAVSAIHRLGYVGDVIGESLSRIVTSVLRDSSPVDEGLPLVITGRQPWRTEVVGRGAVISMRAIPLTEVGQRFGALLLVRDVSELRRREQELLTKDATIREIHHRVKNNLQSVAALLRLQARRMSDPNSKAALHEAVRRVGTIALVHETLSQGFDETVDFDDIAERCFRAVVEVAAYDKQIKRERTGEPWGRLRAEDATSLAMILSELVQNAIEHGLAEAGGTVSIDIGRESRAEGADLLRVCIADDGTGIREGGRRPGSGLGTQIVQSLVQDLRGRITWRAAEPHGTVVEFTALLRSLPGDGSASTSAGSRTSPPR encoded by the coding sequence GTGTCCACGCTAGCCGACCTGCTCCACGAGCACTCGACGCTCGAGGTGGCCGACGTCGAGTGGCTCCAGCTGCTGGTCGGCGACTGGCAGCTGCTCTCCGACCTGTCCTTCGCCGACCTCGTGCTGTGGGTGCGCTCGTCGCGTGTGCAGTGGCACGCCGTGGCCCACATCCGGCCCACCACGGGCCAGATGGTCTTCTACGAGGACCAGGTGGGCACCTACGCCAGCAAGGCCCGTGGCGACACGCTCGAGCAGGCCTTCGCCGAGCGACGGATCGTCCGCGAGCGCGACACCGAGTGGCGCGACGACCTGCCGGTGCGCGAGGAGGCGATCCCGGTCGTGCGTCGGGGGAGGTCGGTGGCCGTCATCAGCCGCCACACCAACCTGTCGATGATGCGCACACCGAGCCGTCTCGAGCTGACCTACCTCGCCACCGCCGACGCGCTCTCGCGGATGATCGCCGGCGGCGAGTTCCCTCACTCGTCGGCCCCGACGGGTCTGCGTCGCGGGGCGCCTCGAGTGGGCGACGGGGTCGTGCGGCTCGATGTCGAGGGCGTCGTCTCCTACGCCAGCCCCAACGCGGTCTCGGCCATCCACCGTCTGGGGTACGTCGGCGACGTCATCGGTGAGTCGCTCAGCCGGATCGTCACGTCGGTGCTGCGTGACAGCTCACCGGTCGACGAGGGGCTGCCGCTGGTGATCACGGGGCGACAGCCGTGGCGCACCGAGGTGGTGGGGCGGGGGGCCGTGATCTCGATGCGCGCGATCCCGCTCACCGAGGTGGGGCAGCGGTTCGGGGCTCTCCTGCTGGTCCGCGACGTCAGCGAGCTGCGGCGGCGTGAGCAGGAGCTGCTCACCAAGGACGCCACGATCCGTGAGATCCACCACCGGGTGAAGAACAACCTGCAGTCGGTGGCTGCCCTCCTGCGGCTGCAGGCGCGGCGCATGAGCGACCCCAACAGCAAGGCCGCACTGCACGAGGCCGTCCGTCGCGTCGGCACCATCGCGCTGGTGCACGAGACGCTGAGCCAGGGCTTCGACGAGACCGTCGACTTCGACGACATCGCCGAGCGCTGCTTCCGGGCGGTCGTCGAGGTCGCGGCCTACGACAAGCAGATCAAGCGGGAGCGCACGGGTGAGCCCTGGGGCCGGCTGCGCGCAGAGGACGCGACGTCGTTGGCGATGATCCTCAGCGAGCTGGTGCAGAACGCCATCGAGCACGGTCTGGCCGAGGCGGGCGGCACCGTGTCGATCGACATCGGGCGCGAGAGCCGGGCCGAGGGGGCCGACCTGCTCCGCGTGTGCATCGCCGACGACGGCACCGGGATCCGAGAGGGGGGCCGTCGGCCCGGGTCGGGTCTGGGCACCCAGATCGTGCAGTCCCTCGTGCAGGACCTGCGCGGCCGCATCACCTGGCGGGCGGCCGAGCCGCACGGCACGGTCGTGGAGTTCACGGCCCTCCTGCGGTCCCTGCCCGGCGACGGCTCTGCGTCCACCTCGGCGGGGTCGCGCACGAGCCCGCCTCGCTGA
- a CDS encoding NAD-glutamate dehydrogenase gives MSASLDLSRTQQLRAASDLGGPSARGSSGEGLFPAGSLEAFIQRYYRHVATEDLLARDPGDLLGAALSHRELASVRPPGTVDVCVLNPDAASDGWSSGHTVVQVVTDDRPFLVDSVTAELTRRGRTIHLLVHPQLVVRRDADGTLLEVLDSDPVPVPEPGTSTESWMHLEIDRVGSDDERAAIATSLRQVLADVRDAVDDWPRMWARCAQIAGQLRAQPPAGVPTEEATSTARFLDWLADHHFTFLGYREYVLTGEGGDETLEVVPSTGLGILREAGPASPTPRTPLTPAARAKARERQLLIVTKANSRATVHRSVYLDYVGIKTFDDQGAVTGERRFLGLLASSAYTESILGIPILDDRVNELLERAGFSADSHSGKDLLEVLEGYPRDELLQTPTDELLDTTLEVLRLQERRRTRLFLRQDVYGRFMSCLVYLPRDRYNTSVRLKMEAILRRAFHASSIDFSTRVGESALARLHFVARVARGESVPSVDVASLESAIVDATRTWEEDLAEAVRADLGEETGARLVGLYGRAFPEAYKEDFHPRVAVADLRRMESLDTDEAVELNLYQQPGASGDDRRFKLYRRGALSLTQVLPLFTDLGVEVVDERPYQVHRADGVMVHVYDFGLRAARASDWGAAGDREARRTLLQDAVRAVWRGEAESDGFNALVLEAGLTWRQVVVLRMVAKYLRQTRSTFSQDYVQAALISNAAIARSLVELFETRFDPSRYAGLPGDARRDAEEAVAASVVARLDDVASLDHDRIIRALLGVIRAGLRTSFYQLDAQGRPAAYVSLKLDPQLVPDLPAPRPKFEIWVYGPRVEGVHLRFGKVARGGLRWSDRREDFRTEVLGLVKAQMVKNAVIVPTGSKGGFYAKALPDPGVDREAWLAEGIAAYKLFISGLLDLTDNLVSGEVVPPASVVRHDPDDTYLVVAADKGTATFSDIANRRSQDYGFWLDDAFASGGSEGYDHKVMGITARGAWESVKRHFRELGVDTQREDFTVVGIGDMSGDVFGNGMLLSDHIRLVAAFDHRHVFLDPTPDAASSAAERRRLFELPRSSWADYDTSLLSAGGGIHPRAAKSVPVTPEVVQALGLPVGTRSTTPSELIHAILQAPVDLLWNGGIGTYVKATAETHDEVGDRAGDAIRVDGAQLRVRVVGEGGNLGLTQLGRIEAAQAGVRVNTDAIDNSAGVDTSDHEVNIKILLTGLVREGDLTLKQRNLLLHSMTDEVAAQVLRDNYEQNVLLGNARAQEHAMLSVHQRLIHWLEERGDLDRSIEFLPSDAEIARRHEAGLGLTSPEFAVLVAYAKLALKHDLLPTGLPDDPWFHATLVDYFPAPVREQLADRLASHPLRREIVTNAVVNSMINRGGITFAFRAGDETGAEAEHIARAFVVCREVFDLTSWVTTVEALDNQVPTAVQTALYLEFRRLLDRASRWFLTTRPGTIDVGAEVERFRGPVAHFAPQIHELLQGDERERLSARAAQLEALGAPADLALQAAGLLDLFSLLDVVEIAHDTGRTPQEVVGVYYHCSEQLGIDGMLTRVSRLPRDDRWDALARGAMRDDLYAVLDSLTRAVLAASEPGAGDDAPRRRFEQWAEANREALTRARTTLTGIERLDNAGIAALSVALRTLRSVLRSAGQHQ, from the coding sequence ATGTCCGCGTCACTGGACCTGTCACGCACCCAGCAGCTGCGCGCTGCGTCAGACCTGGGGGGTCCGTCCGCAAGGGGGAGCAGCGGTGAGGGGCTCTTTCCTGCCGGCTCCCTCGAGGCCTTCATCCAGCGCTACTACCGGCACGTGGCCACCGAGGACCTCCTCGCCCGCGACCCCGGTGACCTGCTGGGCGCCGCGCTGTCGCACCGCGAGCTCGCCTCCGTGCGCCCGCCGGGCACCGTCGACGTCTGCGTCCTCAACCCTGACGCCGCCTCCGACGGCTGGTCGAGCGGGCACACGGTCGTCCAGGTCGTGACCGACGACCGGCCGTTCCTGGTCGACTCGGTGACGGCTGAGCTGACGCGCCGCGGCCGCACGATCCACCTGCTCGTCCACCCCCAGCTGGTGGTCCGCCGCGACGCCGACGGCACGCTGCTCGAGGTGCTCGACAGCGACCCGGTGCCCGTCCCCGAGCCCGGCACGAGCACCGAGTCGTGGATGCACCTCGAGATCGACCGGGTCGGCTCCGACGACGAGCGGGCGGCCATCGCCACATCCCTGCGACAGGTGCTCGCCGACGTGCGCGACGCCGTCGACGACTGGCCGCGCATGTGGGCGCGGTGCGCGCAGATCGCCGGGCAGCTCCGCGCGCAACCACCCGCCGGGGTGCCCACGGAGGAGGCGACCTCGACCGCTCGCTTCCTCGACTGGCTGGCTGACCACCACTTCACCTTCCTGGGCTACCGCGAGTACGTCCTGACGGGTGAGGGGGGCGACGAGACCCTCGAGGTCGTGCCCTCGACGGGTCTCGGCATCCTGCGCGAGGCCGGGCCGGCCTCGCCGACGCCCCGCACGCCGTTGACGCCCGCGGCCCGGGCGAAGGCCCGCGAGCGGCAGCTGCTCATCGTCACCAAGGCGAACTCGCGCGCCACGGTTCACCGCAGCGTCTACCTCGACTACGTCGGCATCAAGACCTTCGACGACCAGGGGGCGGTGACCGGCGAGCGACGCTTCCTCGGACTGCTCGCCTCCAGTGCCTACACCGAGTCGATCCTCGGCATCCCGATCCTCGACGACCGCGTCAACGAGCTGCTCGAGCGGGCCGGCTTCTCGGCCGACAGCCACTCGGGCAAGGACCTGCTCGAGGTGCTCGAGGGCTACCCACGGGACGAGCTGCTCCAGACCCCGACCGACGAGCTGCTCGACACCACCCTCGAGGTGCTGCGGCTGCAGGAGCGACGACGCACCCGCCTGTTCCTGCGACAGGATGTCTATGGCCGGTTCATGTCGTGCCTGGTCTACCTGCCGCGCGACCGCTACAACACCTCGGTCCGGCTCAAGATGGAGGCCATCCTGCGCCGCGCCTTCCACGCGAGCAGCATCGACTTCTCCACCCGCGTCGGCGAGTCCGCCCTGGCGAGGCTGCACTTCGTCGCGCGGGTCGCGCGCGGCGAGAGCGTGCCGAGCGTCGACGTCGCCTCCCTCGAGTCAGCGATCGTCGACGCCACCCGCACCTGGGAGGAGGACCTCGCCGAGGCCGTCCGGGCCGACCTGGGTGAGGAGACCGGCGCCCGTCTCGTCGGGCTCTACGGACGGGCCTTCCCCGAGGCCTACAAGGAGGACTTCCACCCGCGCGTCGCCGTCGCCGACCTTCGCCGGATGGAGAGCCTCGACACCGACGAGGCGGTCGAGCTCAACCTCTACCAGCAGCCCGGGGCCTCGGGCGACGACCGCCGCTTCAAGCTCTACCGCCGCGGGGCGCTGTCCCTGACCCAGGTCCTCCCGCTCTTCACCGACCTCGGGGTCGAGGTCGTCGACGAGCGCCCCTACCAGGTGCACCGCGCCGACGGCGTCATGGTGCACGTCTACGACTTCGGCCTGCGCGCGGCTCGGGCCTCCGACTGGGGCGCGGCCGGTGACCGTGAGGCTCGCCGGACGCTGCTGCAGGACGCCGTGCGCGCCGTGTGGCGGGGTGAGGCCGAGTCCGACGGCTTCAACGCCCTGGTCCTCGAGGCGGGGCTGACCTGGCGGCAGGTCGTCGTCCTGCGCATGGTCGCGAAGTACCTGCGCCAGACGCGCTCGACCTTCTCGCAGGATTACGTGCAGGCCGCGCTGATCTCCAACGCGGCCATCGCGCGCTCGCTCGTCGAGCTCTTCGAGACCCGCTTCGACCCCAGCCGGTATGCCGGGTTGCCCGGTGACGCGCGCCGCGACGCCGAGGAGGCGGTCGCCGCCTCGGTGGTGGCGCGCCTCGACGACGTCGCGAGCCTCGACCACGACCGCATCATCCGGGCCTTGCTCGGGGTGATCCGGGCCGGTCTGCGCACGAGCTTCTACCAGCTCGACGCGCAGGGTCGGCCGGCGGCCTACGTCAGCCTCAAGCTGGACCCCCAGCTCGTGCCCGACCTGCCGGCGCCCCGCCCGAAGTTCGAGATCTGGGTCTACGGCCCCCGGGTCGAGGGCGTCCACCTGCGCTTCGGCAAGGTGGCCCGCGGGGGCTTGCGATGGAGCGACCGCCGCGAGGACTTCCGCACCGAGGTGCTCGGGCTGGTGAAGGCGCAGATGGTCAAGAACGCCGTCATCGTCCCCACCGGCAGCAAGGGCGGGTTCTACGCCAAGGCGCTGCCCGACCCGGGCGTCGACCGCGAGGCCTGGCTCGCCGAGGGCATCGCCGCCTACAAGCTCTTCATCTCGGGGCTGCTCGACCTCACCGACAACCTCGTCTCGGGCGAGGTCGTCCCGCCGGCGTCGGTGGTGCGCCACGACCCCGACGACACCTACCTCGTCGTCGCCGCCGACAAGGGCACGGCGACCTTCTCCGACATCGCCAACCGCCGCTCGCAGGACTACGGCTTCTGGCTGGACGACGCCTTCGCGTCGGGCGGCTCCGAGGGCTACGACCACAAGGTGATGGGCATCACCGCGCGGGGGGCGTGGGAGTCGGTCAAGCGTCACTTCCGTGAGCTCGGGGTCGACACCCAGCGCGAGGACTTCACGGTCGTGGGCATCGGTGACATGAGTGGTGACGTCTTCGGCAACGGCATGCTCCTCTCCGACCACATCCGCCTGGTGGCGGCCTTCGACCACCGGCACGTCTTCCTCGACCCGACCCCGGATGCTGCCTCGTCGGCGGCCGAGCGTCGGCGGCTCTTCGAGCTGCCCCGGTCGTCGTGGGCGGACTACGACACCTCGTTGCTGAGCGCCGGAGGCGGCATCCACCCCCGGGCGGCGAAGTCCGTGCCGGTGACCCCCGAGGTGGTGCAGGCCCTCGGCCTGCCCGTCGGCACCCGCAGCACGACGCCGTCCGAGCTGATCCACGCCATCCTGCAGGCCCCGGTCGACCTGCTGTGGAACGGCGGGATCGGCACCTACGTCAAGGCGACGGCCGAGACCCACGACGAGGTCGGTGACCGTGCGGGCGACGCGATCCGCGTCGACGGGGCCCAGCTGCGGGTGCGGGTCGTGGGTGAGGGCGGCAACCTCGGGCTCACCCAGCTCGGGCGGATCGAGGCCGCCCAGGCCGGGGTGCGCGTCAACACCGACGCGATCGACAACTCGGCCGGTGTCGACACCAGCGACCACGAGGTCAACATCAAGATCCTGCTGACGGGCCTGGTGCGCGAGGGCGACCTCACCCTCAAGCAGCGCAACCTCCTGCTGCACTCGATGACCGACGAGGTCGCGGCGCAGGTGCTGCGCGACAACTACGAGCAGAACGTGCTGCTCGGCAACGCGCGGGCGCAGGAGCACGCCATGCTCTCGGTGCACCAGCGCCTGATCCACTGGCTGGAGGAGCGGGGGGACCTCGACCGCAGCATCGAGTTCCTGCCCAGCGACGCAGAGATCGCGCGACGTCACGAGGCCGGTCTGGGGCTGACCTCACCAGAGTTCGCGGTGCTCGTGGCCTACGCCAAGCTCGCCCTCAAGCACGACCTGCTGCCGACCGGGCTCCCCGACGACCCGTGGTTCCACGCCACGCTCGTCGACTACTTCCCGGCGCCGGTGCGCGAGCAGCTCGCCGACCGCCTCGCCAGCCACCCGCTGCGCCGCGAGATCGTGACGAACGCCGTGGTGAACTCGATGATCAACCGCGGCGGCATCACGTTCGCCTTCCGGGCGGGGGACGAGACGGGAGCCGAGGCCGAGCACATCGCACGGGCGTTCGTCGTCTGTCGCGAGGTCTTCGACCTCACGTCGTGGGTCACGACCGTCGAAGCCCTCGACAACCAGGTCCCCACGGCCGTGCAGACAGCGCTCTACCTCGAGTTCCGTCGTCTGCTCGACCGCGCCAGCAGGTGGTTCCTCACGACCCGGCCGGGCACCATCGACGTCGGGGCCGAGGTCGAGCGCTTCCGCGGTCCGGTCGCGCACTTCGCCCCTCAGATCCACGAGCTGCTCCAGGGCGACGAGCGCGAGCGCCTGAGCGCCCGGGCCGCACAGCTCGAGGCGCTGGGGGCACCAGCCGACCTCGCCCTGCAGGCGGCCGGCCTGCTCGACCTCTTCTCGCTGCTCGACGTCGTCGAGATCGCCCACGACACCGGACGCACGCCGCAGGAGGTCGTGGGGGTCTACTACCACTGCTCCGAGCAGCTGGGCATCGACGGCATGCTCACCCGCGTCTCGCGGCTGCCGCGTGACGACCGGTGGGACGCGCTGGCCCGCGGCGCGATGCGCGACGACCTGTATGCCGTCCTCGACTCCCTCACCCGCGCCGTCCTGGCGGCCAGCGAGCCGGGTGCGGGCGACGACGCGCCCCGGAGGCGTTTCGAGCAGTGGGCGGAGGCCAACCGCGAGGCCCTCACCCGGGCCCGCACGACGCTGACCGGGATCGAGCGGCTCGACAACGCCGGCATCGCGGCCCTGTCGGTGGCGTTGCGCACGCTCCGGTCGGTGCTGCGCAGCGCCGGCCAGCATCAGTGA
- a CDS encoding DUF2505 domain-containing protein: protein MKISESFEYPASPADVAVMVADPAFQAKKCEASHPLSHSESVVQEGGRTRIVARRVMPTDDFPDFVRSMIGPQIVVVETYLWEAPASDGSRNGTLTVDIGDGNLPVGMTGTITLKPHGTGSVIRVDGELKARVMLIGGKIEKAAEPAVRDAIDKEHQTGMEWLGA from the coding sequence ATGAAGATCAGCGAGAGCTTCGAGTACCCCGCGTCCCCCGCGGACGTCGCCGTCATGGTCGCCGACCCGGCCTTCCAGGCGAAGAAGTGCGAGGCATCGCACCCGCTGTCACACTCCGAGTCGGTGGTGCAGGAGGGGGGCAGGACGCGCATCGTCGCGCGGCGCGTCATGCCCACGGACGACTTCCCCGACTTCGTGCGCTCGATGATCGGGCCGCAGATCGTGGTCGTCGAGACCTACCTCTGGGAGGCCCCGGCGAGTGACGGGTCACGCAACGGCACGCTGACCGTCGACATCGGAGACGGCAACCTGCCGGTCGGCATGACCGGCACGATCACCCTCAAGCCGCACGGCACCGGCTCGGTCATCCGCGTCGACGGCGAGCTCAAGGCCAGGGTCATGCTCATCGGGGGCAAGATCGAGAAGGCCGCCGAGCCGGCCGTCCGCGACGCCATCGACAAGGAGCACCAGACCGGCATGGAGTGGCTCGGCGCCTGA
- the pruA gene encoding L-glutamate gamma-semialdehyde dehydrogenase, translated as MDAVTSVPVPANEQVLDYAPGSAERADLELALAALGGQQRELPHTIGGRQVVGSGSEIDVRQPHAHRKVLGTLRNATVGDAQAAVQAAKDAAPGWRELSFDDRAAIFLKAADLLSGPWRQTLNAATMLGQGKTCYQAEIDAACELIDFWRINVHFARQILAEQPPLNAKGVWNRTDHRPLEGFVLAITPFNFTAIAGNLPTAPALMGNTVVWKPSPTQGLAAQLTMELLEAAGLPDGVINLVTGDGLDVGRVALADPDLAGIHFTGSTPTFHSLWQQVGANIASYRTYPRLVGETGGKDFVLAHPSADPDVLRTALIRGAFEYQGQKCSAASRAYVPASLWTQIKDDLADLTNGLPQGDVTDFSNFLGAVIDERSFAKNAAAIDRAHATAGIDVVAGGTYDDSQGWFIRPTVLQIADASDEAFRTEYFGPVLAVHVFPDDRYDAVLDQMEGFAPYGLTGAIIATDRVAIADATRRLRFAAGNFYVNDKPTGAVVGQQPFGGGRASGTNDKAGAAQNLQRWTSARSIKETFVPATQHAYPHMG; from the coding sequence ATGGATGCCGTCACCTCGGTCCCTGTCCCCGCCAACGAGCAGGTGCTCGACTACGCACCCGGCAGTGCCGAGCGTGCGGACCTCGAGCTAGCGCTGGCTGCACTGGGGGGGCAGCAGCGTGAGCTGCCGCACACGATCGGGGGACGACAGGTCGTCGGCTCCGGTTCCGAGATCGACGTGCGGCAGCCGCATGCCCACCGCAAGGTGCTAGGCACCCTGCGCAACGCCACCGTCGGCGACGCGCAGGCGGCCGTGCAGGCGGCCAAGGACGCCGCTCCCGGCTGGCGCGAGCTGTCCTTCGACGACCGGGCGGCGATCTTCCTCAAGGCAGCCGATCTGCTGTCGGGCCCGTGGCGCCAGACCCTCAACGCCGCCACGATGCTGGGCCAGGGCAAGACCTGCTACCAGGCCGAGATCGACGCGGCCTGCGAGCTGATCGACTTCTGGCGGATCAACGTGCACTTCGCCCGCCAGATCCTGGCCGAGCAGCCACCGCTCAATGCGAAGGGCGTGTGGAACCGCACCGACCACCGGCCGCTCGAGGGCTTCGTGCTCGCCATCACCCCCTTCAACTTCACCGCGATCGCCGGCAACCTCCCGACGGCTCCCGCCCTCATGGGCAACACCGTCGTGTGGAAGCCGTCACCGACGCAGGGTCTCGCCGCGCAGCTGACGATGGAGCTGCTCGAGGCGGCCGGGCTGCCCGACGGGGTCATCAACCTCGTCACCGGTGACGGCCTCGACGTCGGCCGGGTCGCCCTCGCCGACCCCGACCTGGCGGGTATCCACTTCACCGGTTCGACACCGACCTTCCACTCGCTGTGGCAGCAGGTGGGGGCCAACATCGCCTCCTACCGCACCTATCCCCGTCTCGTGGGTGAGACCGGCGGCAAGGACTTCGTGCTCGCGCACCCGTCGGCCGACCCCGACGTCCTGCGCACCGCCCTGATCCGCGGGGCGTTCGAGTACCAGGGGCAGAAGTGCTCGGCCGCGTCGCGCGCCTATGTGCCGGCGTCGCTGTGGACGCAGATCAAGGACGACCTCGCCGACCTCACCAACGGGCTCCCGCAGGGCGACGTCACCGACTTCTCCAACTTCCTCGGGGCCGTCATCGACGAGCGGTCGTTCGCCAAGAACGCGGCGGCCATCGACCGGGCGCACGCCACGGCAGGCATCGACGTCGTCGCCGGGGGCACCTACGACGACTCGCAGGGCTGGTTCATCCGGCCCACGGTGCTCCAGATCGCGGATGCGAGCGACGAAGCCTTCCGCACCGAGTACTTCGGTCCCGTGCTGGCCGTCCACGTCTTCCCGGACGACCGCTACGACGCCGTGCTCGACCAGATGGAGGGTTTCGCGCCCTACGGGCTGACCGGGGCGATCATCGCGACCGACCGGGTGGCCATCGCCGACGCCACCCGCCGGCTGCGCTTCGCGGCGGGCAACTTCTACGTCAACGACAAGCCCACCGGCGCCGTCGTCGGCCAGCAGCCCTTCGGCGGTGGGCGCGCCTCGGGCACCAACGACAAGGCCGGCGCGGCTCAGAACCTCCAGCGGTGGACCAGTGCCCGGTCGATCAAGGAGACCTTCGTGCCAGCGACGCAGCACGCCTACCCGCACATGGGCTGA
- a CDS encoding patatin-like phospholipase family protein: MSPAAAAAVGPRRGLVIGGGGVLGAAWAIGALAALEESLGVSVDSFDELVGTSAGSVLCTMLAAGVSVDDLRTHQLEGHVRHGPLAGFEWDYERATEGDRPPAPRAGLGSPVLLRKGIRELRQLPPTAVLAAFLPEGRGSLDSVGAMVRHVQPEGWVARPGLSVVAFDYDAGVRVAFGREGAPVVDVADAVMASCAIPGWYQPVRIGERRFIDGGTWSSTNLDLLVGCGLDEVYVLAPQVSFETDAPAQLVSRLERQWRTRVTAKALKEMNVVHADGAQVTMVGPGREDLEAIGGNLMDVTRRPVVVETSLRTSRVALADPAPVRGRA; encoded by the coding sequence GTGAGCCCTGCGGCGGCGGCTGCGGTGGGCCCCCGTCGAGGCCTCGTGATCGGGGGTGGTGGGGTGCTGGGGGCGGCGTGGGCCATCGGTGCGCTGGCCGCCCTCGAGGAGTCGCTCGGTGTCTCGGTCGACTCGTTCGACGAGCTGGTGGGCACGTCGGCAGGGTCGGTCCTGTGCACGATGCTCGCGGCCGGCGTGAGTGTCGACGACCTGCGCACGCACCAGCTCGAAGGTCACGTCCGCCACGGCCCGCTCGCGGGTTTCGAGTGGGACTACGAGCGGGCCACCGAGGGTGACCGCCCACCCGCGCCGAGAGCGGGCCTCGGCTCACCGGTGCTGCTGCGCAAGGGGATTCGCGAGCTGAGGCAGCTCCCCCCGACCGCCGTCCTCGCGGCCTTCCTGCCCGAGGGGCGGGGCAGCCTCGACAGCGTGGGGGCCATGGTCCGCCACGTGCAGCCCGAGGGGTGGGTCGCGCGCCCCGGCCTGTCGGTCGTGGCGTTCGACTACGACGCGGGCGTGCGGGTGGCCTTCGGCCGTGAGGGGGCACCCGTCGTCGACGTCGCCGACGCCGTCATGGCCTCGTGCGCCATCCCGGGGTGGTACCAACCCGTGCGCATCGGCGAACGCCGCTTCATCGACGGCGGCACCTGGTCGTCCACCAACCTCGACCTGCTGGTGGGGTGCGGTCTCGACGAGGTCTACGTGCTCGCGCCGCAGGTGTCGTTCGAGACCGACGCGCCCGCGCAGCTGGTGTCGCGGCTCGAGCGCCAGTGGCGGACCAGGGTCACGGCCAAGGCACTCAAGGAGATGAACGTCGTCCACGCTGACGGGGCCCAGGTCACGATGGTCGGCCCCGGTCGTGAGGATCTCGAGGCCATCGGGGGCAACCTGATGGACGTGACGCGGCGACCCGTCGTCGTCGAGACGTCGTTGCGCACCTCGCGGGTCGCGCTCGCCGATCCCGCGCCCGTACGCGGACGCGCCTGA